In a genomic window of Campylobacter concisus:
- a CDS encoding molybdenum cofactor guanylyltransferase: protein MQTCVILAGGKSSRMGQDKTLLPFGGFKTLTHYEVAKFSKVFGEVYVSSKFEKFSPPLKLIKDENSNNYSPMLALYSILKNFDHSIFVIPADMPFFDLKSLEELATFKDEFDMVVASDNEHIHSLCGFFSPRLVTLAHEFYLKNEHKIGLLRKSCKCKVVNFKDSEQFFNVNFPDEYEMAKKIQEKKIDDE, encoded by the coding sequence ATGCAAACTTGCGTGATTTTAGCAGGTGGCAAAAGCTCGCGTATGGGACAAGATAAGACACTTTTGCCATTTGGTGGTTTTAAGACGCTTACTCATTATGAGGTTGCGAAATTTAGCAAAGTTTTTGGCGAAGTTTATGTGAGCTCAAAATTTGAGAAATTTAGCCCGCCACTAAAGCTTATAAAAGATGAAAATAGTAATAACTATTCGCCAATGCTCGCACTTTACTCCATTCTTAAAAATTTTGATCATAGTATTTTTGTGATACCAGCTGATATGCCATTTTTTGATCTTAAAAGCTTAGAGGAGCTTGCTACATTTAAAGATGAATTTGACATGGTTGTGGCCAGTGATAATGAGCACATTCACTCGCTTTGTGGTTTTTTTAGCCCAAGGCTTGTCACTTTGGCTCATGAGTTTTATTTAAAAAATGAGCATAAAATTGGACTTTTGAGAAAAAGCTGTAAATGCAAAGTCGTAAATTTTAAAGATAGTGAGCAGTTTTTTAACGTAAATTTCCCTGACGAATACGAAATGGCAAAGAAAATCCAAGAAAAGAAGATAG
- a CDS encoding DUF7832 domain-containing protein, whose amino-acid sequence MPDIIYDKAKWHWGAKDAPTDIPHENGATHIAFFFRWCMEHKFYSKEFAADFADDIAQMDENFNYRQYLFDAMDGVLGSAELNTAGKVFAKAYYTTDRTKFAKMYGWYLQDYTDFVSKKFGEKYFDNAYFYIENSQENYALIKAIIDRRYEEFLTMKRARQA is encoded by the coding sequence ATGCCAGATATAATATATGACAAAGCAAAATGGCATTGGGGTGCGAAAGATGCGCCGACTGATATACCGCATGAAAACGGTGCGACACACATTGCATTTTTCTTTCGCTGGTGCATGGAACACAAATTTTACTCAAAGGAATTTGCGGCAGATTTTGCGGACGATATAGCACAGATGGACGAAAATTTTAACTATCGTCAGTATCTTTTTGACGCTATGGACGGCGTACTTGGAAGTGCGGAGCTAAATACTGCTGGTAAAGTCTTTGCAAAAGCTTACTATACGACTGATCGGACAAAATTTGCCAAAATGTATGGTTGGTATTTGCAGGATTATACGGATTTTGTTTCGAAAAAATTTGGTGAAAAATACTTTGATAACGCCTATTTTTATATAGAAAATTCACAAGAAAACTATGCCTTGATCAAAGCTATCATTGATCGTCGCTATGAGGAATTTTTAACAATGAAAAGGGCAAGGCAGGCTTAA
- a CDS encoding SemiSWEET family transporter, whose amino-acid sequence MSEKNLQILGWIGTCLSVVMYFSYIPQIMGNLDGNKTPFIQPLAAALNCTIWTSYGLLKAKKDYPLSAANFPGIIFGLLATITAF is encoded by the coding sequence ATGAGCGAAAAAAATCTACAAATTTTAGGCTGGATCGGCACATGCCTATCAGTTGTTATGTACTTTTCATACATCCCACAAATAATGGGCAACCTTGACGGCAACAAGACGCCTTTTATACAGCCACTGGCAGCCGCACTAAACTGCACAATCTGGACAAGTTACGGTCTATTAAAAGCTAAAAAAGACTATCCACTTTCTGCTGCAAACTTCCCAGGCATAATCTTTGGTCTTTTGGCTACGATAACAGC